From Nerophis lumbriciformis linkage group LG11, RoL_Nlum_v2.1, whole genome shotgun sequence, one genomic window encodes:
- the LOC133611033 gene encoding transmembrane protease serine 9-like: protein MSAAHCFFSTSTFGWSVSLGRQNLQGNNTKEVSRTVDTIILHPNFDTFSFDNDIALLRLSSPVTFTDYIRPVCLAASSSNFINGTDSWVTGWGTVQEGVLLPFPQTLQEVEVPVVGNRQCTCLNGEGSITDNMICAGLLEGGKDACQGDSGGPMMSQQDSIWIQSGIVSFGVGCARPNLPGVYARVSSYQSWINSHISSDKPGFVQFNSSGLDADTNFTCSGPSPPTTSIILTTQPGPSISSAELCGTSPLNTRIVGGEDAQEGSWPWQASLQDLGSHVCGGSLINKEWVMSAAHCFFSTNTFGWSVSLGRQNLQGNNTNEVSRTVDTIILHPNFDTFSFDNDIALLRLSSPVTFTDYIRPVCLAASSSNFINGTDSWVTGWGTVQEGVLLPFPQTLQEVEVPVVGNRQCTCLNGEGSITDNMICAGLLEGGKDACQGDSGGPMMSQQDSIWIQSGIVSFGVGCARPNLPGVYARVSSYQSWINSHISSDKPGFVQFNSSGLDADTNFTCSGPSPPVTSIIPTTGPGPSISNLFAVCGTSPLNTRIVGGEDAQEGSWPWQASLQDLGSHVCGGSLINKEWVMSAAHCFFSTNTFGWSVSLGRQNLQGNNTNEVSRTVDTIISHPNFDTFSFDNDIALLRLSSPVTFTDYIRPVCLAASSSNFINGTDSWVTGWGTVQEGVLLPFPQTLQEVEVPVVGNRQCTCLNGEGSITDNMICAGLLEGGKDACQGDSGGPMMSQQDSIWIQSGIVSFGVGCARPNLPGVYARVSSYQSWINSHISSDKPGFVQFNSSGLDADTNFTCSGPSPPVTSIIPTTGPGPSISSADMCGTSPLNTRIVGGEDAQEGSWPWQASLQDLGSHVCGGSLINKEWVMSAAHCFFSTNTFGWSVSLGRQNLQGNNTNEVSRTVDTIILHPNFDTFSFDNDIALLRLSSPVTFTDYIRPVCLAASSSNFINGTDSWVTGWGTVQEGVLLPFPQTLQEVEVPVVGNRQCTCLNGEGSITDNMICAGLLEGGKDACQGDSGGPMVNQQDSIWIQSGIVSFGVGCARPNLPGVYARVSTYQSWINSHISSDKPGFVQFNSSRLDADINFICPVPSPPVTSATTAIATATSTTATATKQVCGTAPLNNREEGDTGVVPGGTWPWAVRLSKNNVFTCAGTLISSRFILTSGQCFSSSNPTASDWIAYMGQKLDNGIEEFEMMMAVERITISEITGSNIAVLQLTNAVSFSDYLQSVCLDINDATTFPFGSSCWVVGWRQETNDQINASPGESLRDIETIITNCESDNQDNICTSSFNIQQMDEGGPLVCKSDSSWFQAAVVTKVQSRSLRADIQVFTRTKRFEAFLRETVGDLPSPAASSSAVMPGSSMSTCSYHSLKHQKWLTSTGYASSQEQVKDKDCSNSSISESPG, encoded by the exons ATGTCAGCTGCCCACTGCTTCTTCAG CACCAGTACCTTTGGATGGTCCGTTTCTCTTGGTCGTCAGAACCTGCAGGGGAACAACACAAAGGAAGTGTCCAGAACTGTTGACACAATCATTTTGCATCCAAACTTTGACACTTTTAGCTTTGACAACGACATCGCTCTGCTTAGACTTTCCTCACCGGTCACTTTCACAGACTACATCAGACCTGTGTGTCTGGCAGCCAGTAGCAGTAACTTCATCAATGGTACTGATAGCTGGGTCACTGGTTGGGGAACAGTCCAGGAGGGAG TGTTACTCCCCTTCCCTCAAACGCTACAAGAAGTGGAGGTTCCAGTTGTGGGAAACAGACAGTGTACCTGCCTGAATGGTGAAGGTTCTATTACAGACAACATGATCTGTGCTGGTTTACTTGAAGGAGGGAAAGATGCTTGTCAG GGCGACTCAGGAGGTCCAATGATGAGCCAACAGGATTCAATCTGGATCCAATCAGGAATTGTCAGTTTTGGTGTTGGCTGTGCTCGACCAAATCTGCCGGGAGTTTATGCCAGAGTGTCCAGCTACCAGTCCTGGATCAACTCACACATCAGTTCTGATAAGCCAGGCTTTGTCCAGTTCAACTCCAGTGGGCTGGATGCTGACACCAACTTCACATGCTCTGGTCCTTCTCCTCCTACTACTAGTATTATTCTTACGACACAACCAGGGCCCAGCATCTCAAGTGCTGAAC TGTGTGGCACCTCTCCACTGAACACGAGGATAGTTGGAGGTGAAGACGCTCAAGAAGGAAGTTGGCCTTGGCAGGCCAGTTTGCAGGATCTTGGCAGCCATGTTTGTGGTGGTTCTCTCATAAACAAAGAGTGGGTGATGTCAGCTGCCCACTGCTTCTTCAG CACCAATACCTTTGGATGGTCCGTTTCTCTTGGTCGTCAGAACCTGCAGGGCAACAACACGAATGAAGTGTCCAGAACTGTTGACACAATCATTTTGCATCCAAACTTTGACACTTTTAGCTTTGACAACGACATCGCTCTGCTTAGACTTTCCTCACCGGTCACTTTCACAGACTACATCAGACCTGTGTGTCTGGCAGCCAGTAGCAGTAACTTCATCAATGGTACTGATAGCTGGGTCACTGGTTGGGGAACAGTCCAGGAGGGAG TGTTACTCCCCTTCCCTCAAACTCTACAAGAAGTGGAGGTTCCAGTTGTGGGAAACAGACAGTGTACCTGCCTGAATGGTGAAGGTTCTATTACAGACAACATGATCTGTGCTGGTCTACTTGAAGGAGGGAAAGATGCTTGTCAG GGCGACTCAGGAGGTCCAATGATGAGCCAGCAGGATTCAATCTGGATCCAATCAGGAATTGTCAGTTTTGGTGTTGGCTGTGCTCGACCTAATCTGCCGGGAGTTTATGCCAGAGTGTCCAGCTACCAGTCCTGGATCAACTCACACATCAGTTCTGATAAGCCAGGCTTTGTCCAGTTCAACTCCAGTGGGCTGGATGCTGACACCAACTTCACATGCTCTGGTCCTTCTCCTCCTGTTACTAGTATTATTCCAACGACAGGACCAGGGCCCAGCATCTCAA ACCTGTTTGCAGTGTGTGGCACCTCTCCGCTGAACACGAGGATAGTTGGAGGTGAAGACGCTCAAGAAGGAAGTTGGCCTTGGCAGGCCAGTTTGCAGGATCTTGGCAGCCATGTTTGTGGTGGTTCTCTCATAAACAAAGAGTGGGTGATGTCAGCTGCCCACTGCTTCTTCAG CACCAATACCTTTGGATGGTCCGTTTCTCTTGGTCGTCAGAACCTGCAGGGCAACAACACGAATGAAGTGTCCAGAACTGTTGACACAATCATTTCGCATCCAAACTTTGACACTTTTAGCTTTGACAACGACATCGCTCTGCTTAGACTTTCCTCACCGGTCACTTTCACAGACTACATCAGACCTGTGTGTCTGGCAGCCAGTAGCAGTAACTTCATCAATGGTACTGATAGCTGGGTCACTGGTTGGGGAACAGTCCAGGAGGGAG TGTTACTCCCCTTCCCTCAAACTCTACAAGAAGTGGAGGTTCCAGTTGTGGGAAACAGACAGTGTACCTGCCTGAATGGTGAAGGTTCTATTACAGACAACATGATCTGTGCTGGTCTACTTGAAGGAGGGAAAGATGCTTGTCAG GGCGACTCAGGAGGTCCAATGATGAGCCAGCAGGATTCAATCTGGATCCAATCAGGAATTGTCAGTTTTGGTGTTGGCTGTGCTCGACCTAATCTGCCGGGAGTTTATGCCAGAGTGTCCAGCTACCAGTCCTGGATCAACTCACACATCAGTTCTGATAAGCCAGGCTTTGTCCAGTTCAACTCCAGTGGGCTGGATGCTGACACCAACTTCACATGCTCTGGTCCTTCTCCTCCTGTTACTAGTATTATTCCTACGACAGGACCAGGGCCCAGCATCTCAAGTGCTGATA TGTGTGGCACCTCTCCATTGAACACGAGGATAGTTGGAGGTGAAGACGCTCAAGAAGGAAGTTGGCCTTGGCAAGCCAGTTTGCAGGATCTTGGCAGCCATGTTTGTGGTGGTTCTCTTATAAACAAAGAGTGGGTGATGTCGGCTGCCCACTGCTTCTTCAG CACAAATACCTTTGGATGGTCGGTTTCTCTTGGTCGTCAGAACCTGCAGGGCAACAACACAAATGAAGTGTCCAGAACTGTTGACACAATCATTTTGCATCCAAACTTTGACACTTTTAGCTTTGACAACGACATCGCTCTGCTTAGACTTTCCTCACCGGTCACTTTCACAGACTACATCAGACCTGTGTGTCTGGCAGCCAGTAGCAGTAACTTCATCAATGGTACTGATAGCTGGGTCACTGGTTGGGGAACAGTCCAGGAGGGAG TGTTACTTCCCTTCCCTCAAACTCTACAAGAAGTGGAGGTTCCAGTTGTGGGAAACAGACAGTGTACCTGCCTGAATGGTGAAGGTTCTATTACAGACAACATGATCTGTGCTGGTTTACTTGAAGGAGGGAAAGATGCTTGTCAG GGCGACTCAGGCGGTCCAATGGTGAACCAGCAAGACTCAATCTGGATCCAGTCAGGAATTGTCAGTTTTGGTGTTGGCTGTGCTAGGCCTAATTTGCCGGGAGTTTATGCCAGAGTGTCCACCTATCAGTCCTGGATCAACTCCCACATCAGTTCTGATAAACCAGGCTTTGTCCAGTTTAACTCCAGTAGGctggatgctgacatcaacttcatTTGTCCTGTTCCCTCTCCTCCTGTTACTAGTGCTACTACTGCTATTGCTACTGCTACAAGTACTACTGCTACTGCTACTA AACAAGTGTGTGGTACAGCTCCATTAAACAATCGGGAAGAAGGCGACACTGGAGTTGTACCAGGGGGTACTTGGCCTTGGGCTGTTCGTCTCtccaaaaacaatgtttttacttGTGCAGGAACTCTCATCTCTTCCAGGTTCATCCTCACTTCCGGACAGTGTTTCTCTAG CTCTAATCCTACTGCCAGCGACTGGATTGCATATATGGGCCAGAAACTTGACAATGGCATAGAGGAATTTGAAATGATGATGGCCGTTGAACGAATTACAATCAGCGAAATTACAGGTTCCAACATTGCAGTGCTACAGCTAACAAATGCGGTCAGCTTCAGTGATTACCTCCAGTCTGTGTGCTTGGACATCAACGATGCAACAACCTTCCCTTTTGGAAGTAGCTGCTGGGTTGTCGGCTGGCGACAGGAAACAAATGATCAAA TCAATGCAAGCCCTGGTGAAAGTCTAAGAGACATTGAAACTATAATCACAAATTGTGAGAGTGATAATCAGGACAACATTTGCACTTCAAGCTTCAACATTCAACAG ATGGATGAGGGTGGTCCACTTGTCTGCAAGTCAGACTCATCTTGGTTCCAGGCTGCCGTTGTTACAAAAGTTCAAAGTCGATCCCTTCGTGCTGACATTCAGGTCTTTACCAGAACCAAGCGTTTCGAAGCATTCTTAAGGGAAACAGTTGGCGACCTGCCGTCTCCTGCAGCTTCCTCATCGGCAGTTATGCCAG